The following are from one region of the Gossypium hirsutum isolate 1008001.06 chromosome D03, Gossypium_hirsutum_v2.1, whole genome shotgun sequence genome:
- the LOC107949482 gene encoding uncharacterized protein isoform X1 — translation MGKLYNNISNHCSLFLMLQRFPVESKGRRKKLQEVGYVTTICFTCFLVRCIMMCFNAFDKGADLDVLNHPILNLIYYLLVEILPSSLVLFILRKLLPKRGVSLFAALGFLLYGGRDDEDDSVAKMKAAEEALEAKQKVTNSLPATCSFFFIMFYNFVTNCSWYSEDIYTNYPMILLYLYCMAAPCIS, via the exons ATGGGAAAGCTATATAATAACATATCCAATCATTGCAGCCTTTTCTTAATGTTGCAGCGTTTCCCTGTAGAGTCCAAAGGACGACGTAAGAAGTTGCAAGAA GTTGGTTATGTGACAACCATATGCTTCACATGTTTCCTAGTCAGATGCATCATG ATGTGCTTTAATGCATTTGACAAAGGTGCTGACCTTGATGTTTTGAACCATCCAATTCTAAACTTAATATATTACTTG TTGGTGGAAATATTACCTTCATCCTTAGTCCTTTTCATTTTGAGGAAGTTGCTACCAAAACGAG GTGTGTCACTGTTTGCGGCACTTGGCTTTTTACTGTATGGTGGAAG GGATGATGAAGATGATTCTGTTGCCAAGATGAAGGCAGCTGAGGAAGCCTTGGAAGCAAAACAAAAAGTAACAAATAGCTTGCCTGCtacctgttcttttttttttatcatgttttataattttgtgaCAAATTGTTCTTGGTACTCTGAAGATATTTATACAAATTACCCTATGATTCTATTGTATTTATACTGCATGGCTGCACCATGTATTTCTTAA
- the LOC107949482 gene encoding tobamovirus multiplication protein 3 isoform X2 yields the protein MLQRFPVESKGRRKKLQEVGYVTTICFTCFLVRCIMMCFNAFDKGADLDVLNHPILNLIYYLLVEILPSSLVLFILRKLLPKRGVSLFAALGFLLYGGRDDEDDSVAKMKAAEEALEAKQKVTNSLPATCSFFFIMFYNFVTNCSWYSEDIYTNYPMILLYLYCMAAPCIS from the exons ATGTTGCAGCGTTTCCCTGTAGAGTCCAAAGGACGACGTAAGAAGTTGCAAGAA GTTGGTTATGTGACAACCATATGCTTCACATGTTTCCTAGTCAGATGCATCATG ATGTGCTTTAATGCATTTGACAAAGGTGCTGACCTTGATGTTTTGAACCATCCAATTCTAAACTTAATATATTACTTG TTGGTGGAAATATTACCTTCATCCTTAGTCCTTTTCATTTTGAGGAAGTTGCTACCAAAACGAG GTGTGTCACTGTTTGCGGCACTTGGCTTTTTACTGTATGGTGGAAG GGATGATGAAGATGATTCTGTTGCCAAGATGAAGGCAGCTGAGGAAGCCTTGGAAGCAAAACAAAAAGTAACAAATAGCTTGCCTGCtacctgttcttttttttttatcatgttttataattttgtgaCAAATTGTTCTTGGTACTCTGAAGATATTTATACAAATTACCCTATGATTCTATTGTATTTATACTGCATGGCTGCACCATGTATTTCTTAA